In Desulfofundulus kuznetsovii DSM 6115, the following are encoded in one genomic region:
- a CDS encoding ubiquitin-like domain-containing protein — protein MIQLTGDSKCKRRDNVEWYTLGRPQNPFRGGIHPRNFRLILLSLCLLLVVVVGSLVFAGYAWAKKNITLVVDGKEITLETRVDTVGDFLKAQGIQLGPRDRVEPDLAAPVTEGMRVVVKRAVPVTVTAGGKTLELLTAASTVREALQEAKILPGKEDIVTPGPEEEVRSGMTIRVIRVRQVAKEIVVPVPYSIRREPDPNLLRGQVKVVQAGREGKEKQRWVLVYHDGREVKRVMEASQMVTPPVDRVVRVGTLQQVSRGGRDIRFNRVIDMVATAYTYSGNNTASGVPPRYGVVAVDPRVIPLGTRLYVEGYGYATALDVGSSIRGNRIDLFMESAAEARRWGVRRVNVYVLE, from the coding sequence GTGATTCAGCTGACTGGCGACAGCAAATGCAAAAGGAGGGATAATGTGGAATGGTATACCCTCGGTCGCCCGCAAAATCCCTTTCGTGGTGGTATCCATCCCCGTAATTTCCGCCTCATATTGCTGTCCCTGTGTTTGTTACTCGTGGTCGTAGTGGGAAGCCTGGTCTTTGCCGGGTATGCCTGGGCGAAAAAAAATATTACCCTGGTGGTGGACGGAAAGGAAATTACTCTCGAAACCCGGGTCGATACAGTAGGAGATTTTTTGAAAGCACAAGGTATCCAGTTAGGTCCCCGGGACCGGGTGGAACCGGATCTTGCCGCGCCGGTTACCGAAGGAATGCGGGTGGTAGTTAAACGGGCGGTGCCGGTTACGGTAACTGCCGGCGGAAAAACTTTAGAACTGCTCACTGCAGCATCCACTGTCCGGGAAGCGCTTCAAGAGGCAAAGATTCTACCGGGCAAGGAAGACATAGTTACACCCGGCCCCGAAGAGGAAGTTCGTTCGGGGATGACCATTCGCGTGATCAGGGTGCGCCAGGTGGCCAAGGAGATAGTGGTTCCCGTTCCTTATTCGATCCGCCGGGAGCCGGATCCCAACCTGTTGCGCGGGCAGGTAAAGGTAGTCCAGGCCGGCCGGGAGGGAAAGGAAAAGCAGCGCTGGGTGCTGGTCTACCATGACGGCCGGGAGGTTAAAAGGGTCATGGAGGCCAGCCAGATGGTTACACCCCCCGTGGACCGGGTTGTCCGGGTGGGCACGCTGCAGCAGGTTTCCCGGGGTGGCCGGGACATCCGGTTCAACCGGGTGATTGATATGGTGGCTACAGCCTATACTTATTCGGGTAACAACACTGCTTCCGGAGTACCCCCTCGTTATGGCGTGGTGGCAGTGGATCCCCGGGTAATTCCTCTGGGTACCCGCCTTTACGTGGAGGGCTATGGTTATGCCACGGCTCTTGATGTAGGTTCCAGCATCCGGGGGAACCGGATTGACCTTTTTATGGAAAGTGCAGCCGAGGCCAGGCGCTGGGGTGTCCGCCGGGTGAACGTTTACGTCCTGGAATAA
- a CDS encoding DUF6951 family protein — MAKAKVMAGACGFTSVIKVTKIGKMKVRVQIISACQDLRSLNEDLAEVDCSRNVFGKMIDSVIYQKASKRLKHPDCPVPCAIIKTIQVELGGAVPRDVIIKIDAHG, encoded by the coding sequence ATGGCCAAAGCCAAAGTTATGGCTGGCGCCTGTGGGTTTACCAGTGTGATAAAAGTCACTAAAATAGGCAAGATGAAAGTGCGGGTGCAAATCATCAGTGCCTGCCAGGACCTGCGCAGTTTAAACGAGGACCTGGCCGAGGTGGACTGCAGCCGCAATGTCTTCGGCAAAATGATCGATTCGGTAATATACCAGAAGGCCAGCAAAAGGCTGAAGCATCCCGACTGCCCGGTGCCCTGCGCCATAATCAAAACCATTCAGGTGGAACTGGGCGGAGCCGTTCCCAGGGACGTGATCATTAAAATTGACGCCCATGGTTAG
- a CDS encoding DUF6951 family protein yields MAKVEIFGGICGFNTVVSATAEQRRMVELKVESECPNWQKVQEQLKKVDAYKELFGKLHEGEVYRLSSPFIPHLACLVPAGIMKAVEVAAGLALPRDGFIRVTG; encoded by the coding sequence GTGGCTAAGGTAGAAATCTTTGGCGGTATTTGCGGTTTTAATACCGTAGTTTCAGCCACAGCGGAACAAAGGCGTATGGTGGAGCTGAAGGTGGAAAGCGAATGCCCAAACTGGCAAAAGGTGCAGGAGCAATTGAAAAAGGTCGACGCGTATAAGGAACTGTTCGGCAAGCTGCATGAGGGTGAGGTATACCGCCTTAGCTCTCCCTTTATTCCCCACCTGGCCTGTTTGGTGCCTGCCGGGATTATGAAGGCCGTCGAGGTGGCCGCCGGGTTGGCCCTCCCCCGGGATGGGTTCATCAGGGTAACCGGTTAA
- the yabG gene encoding sporulation peptidase YabG, translated as MEGIRVGDIVGRISYGCDIFFKVVELTVKEDGKKSARLKGLDKRLCATAPLEDLRKFEPAEVAAFWHSFMTKNHEHMKRIFKRREQDRQRLVRSNDVVSNLGTFDVPGSVLHIDGDGDYLDLCLTTYRQLGIPASGYHIDEENQPGVVADLLQKHRPDILVLTGHDGIEKDTQNFSDLNGYHNSRYFVEAVKKARLYEKSRDDLVIFAGACQSHYEAILEAGANFASSPHRVLIHTFDPVFVVEKIAYTSIYDQISLKDIIAGTITGFPGIGGVETRGKYRLGLPKSPY; from the coding sequence GTGGAGGGAATCAGGGTTGGAGACATAGTGGGGCGGATTTCATACGGGTGCGATATCTTTTTTAAAGTAGTGGAGTTAACTGTAAAAGAAGATGGTAAAAAAAGTGCCCGTTTAAAGGGGCTGGATAAGCGCCTTTGTGCCACTGCGCCTTTAGAGGACCTGCGCAAGTTTGAACCGGCCGAGGTTGCTGCTTTCTGGCATTCGTTTATGACCAAAAATCACGAACATATGAAACGCATTTTTAAGCGCCGGGAACAGGACCGGCAGCGTTTGGTCCGGAGCAACGACGTGGTTTCCAATTTAGGCACTTTTGATGTTCCGGGTTCGGTGTTGCATATAGATGGCGATGGTGACTACCTGGACCTCTGCCTCACTACCTACCGGCAGCTGGGCATACCGGCTTCCGGCTACCACATCGATGAGGAGAACCAGCCCGGGGTGGTTGCCGATCTGTTGCAAAAACACCGCCCCGATATACTGGTGCTTACCGGTCACGACGGTATTGAAAAGGATACTCAAAATTTTTCTGATTTGAACGGTTACCACAACTCCCGTTATTTTGTGGAAGCGGTAAAAAAAGCACGCTTGTATGAAAAAAGCCGGGATGATCTGGTTATTTTTGCCGGGGCCTGCCAGTCGCACTATGAAGCCATACTGGAGGCGGGCGCTAACTTTGCCAGTTCACCCCACCGGGTACTCATTCATACTTTTGATCCGGTGTTTGTGGTGGAAAAAATTGCTTATACCTCAATATATGATCAGATCTCTTTAAAGGACATTATAGCCGGGACCATAACCGGGTTTCCCGGAATCGGCGGTGTGGAAACCAGGGGAAAATACCGCCTCGGGCTGCCAAAATCACCCTATTGA
- a CDS encoding ribonuclease H-like YkuK family protein gives MYFTSPTKGRLTFEQMMADIMGYITGLPSSAYKIIIGSDSQVKQETCFITAVIVHRLGKGARYYYRKKLQRKIKSLRQKIFYETALSLELGGLIARYLAECGLDDLQVEIHIDVGTQGETRDLIREVVGMVTGSGFQAKIKPEAYGAFSVADKHTK, from the coding sequence ATGTACTTTACCAGTCCTACTAAAGGAAGGTTAACCTTTGAACAAATGATGGCCGATATCATGGGTTATATTACCGGCCTGCCCAGTTCGGCTTATAAGATTATTATTGGTTCCGATTCCCAGGTGAAACAGGAAACCTGTTTCATCACGGCTGTTATTGTCCACCGGTTGGGTAAGGGTGCCCGCTATTACTACCGCAAAAAGCTCCAGCGCAAAATAAAGAGCTTACGGCAGAAAATCTTTTACGAAACTGCCTTAAGTCTGGAATTAGGCGGCTTAATTGCCAGGTATCTTGCCGAGTGCGGCCTGGATGATTTGCAGGTGGAAATCCACATAGACGTGGGTACCCAGGGTGAAACCAGAGACCTGATCCGGGAAGTGGTGGGCATGGTTACGGGCAGCGGCTTCCAGGCCAAGATTAAACCCGAAGCCTACGGTGCTTTCAGCGTGGCCGACAAACACACAAAATAG
- a CDS encoding 4Fe-4S double cluster binding domain-containing protein, producing MEAFRMAMERALKRSLTSFEIKRYLLELGATLVGFGDVSQGLAGELRHLPVAISLAIRHPSPGRNLIHTTRGPIYSNRYQQIDLKLEQLQKRLVSLLKSYGFKCLAIPPDSHRHDNRFVARLYPLFPHKTAATCAGLGWIGKNGLLVNETYGPRLSWATVLTNAPLEVSAAPYVSGRCGKCRRCVEACPAGAIADREWVRDEGLVPHIDVEACRRQLEKNRQQVGEDVCGLCILACPRGNIQLKELRDGRWLR from the coding sequence ATGGAGGCTTTCAGGATGGCCATGGAAAGGGCACTGAAACGTTCCCTGACTTCCTTTGAAATAAAAAGATACTTGCTGGAACTGGGGGCCACCCTTGTGGGTTTTGGCGATGTCAGCCAGGGCCTGGCCGGGGAATTACGGCACCTGCCGGTAGCCATTTCCCTGGCCATCCGGCATCCCTCCCCCGGGCGAAACCTGATTCATACTACCCGGGGACCAATTTATTCTAACCGCTACCAGCAGATCGATTTAAAACTGGAACAATTGCAAAAGCGCCTGGTGTCCTTGCTGAAGAGCTACGGATTTAAATGCCTGGCCATACCCCCCGATTCCCACCGGCATGATAACAGGTTTGTGGCCCGCCTGTACCCCCTCTTTCCCCACAAGACGGCGGCCACCTGTGCCGGCCTGGGCTGGATCGGCAAGAACGGCCTTCTGGTGAACGAAACCTACGGCCCCCGCTTGAGCTGGGCTACGGTGCTGACCAATGCTCCCCTGGAGGTCTCTGCCGCTCCATATGTTTCCGGCCGCTGCGGCAAATGCCGCCGCTGTGTGGAAGCCTGCCCGGCCGGAGCCATTGCCGACCGGGAGTGGGTGCGGGATGAAGGGCTGGTGCCCCATATCGATGTGGAGGCCTGCCGTCGCCAGCTGGAGAAAAACCGGCAGCAGGTGGGGGAGGATGTTTGCGGCCTCTGCATCCTGGCCTGCCCCCGGGGTAATATACAATTGAAAGAATTGAGGGATGGCCGGTGGCTAAGGTAG
- the rsmA gene encoding 16S rRNA (adenine(1518)-N(6)/adenine(1519)-N(6))-dimethyltransferase RsmA has translation MSEQVSPGKVRAILEKHNIHLRKSLGQNFLMDGNMVRKIVKASRFLPGDVVVEIGPGAGTLTAALAGTCFHVVAIELDKRLLPVLEEVLGGLQNVTVVFKDALKVDFDRLVAEVTGATTYKVVANLPYYITTPLIMHLLRQSGVTGMVLMIQLEVAERLVAGPGSKDYGAFTVAVQYYCRPEILFRVPRTVFFPQPEVDSAVVRLAKRQEPEVAVDDEDLFFTLVRGAFGQRRKTLANALAGAKIFSGWTRATWEEVLKRAGIDPRCRGETLGLKEFAALARACRQRLREC, from the coding sequence GTGTCCGAGCAGGTTTCTCCCGGCAAGGTAAGGGCCATTTTAGAAAAGCACAACATTCATTTGCGCAAATCACTGGGACAAAACTTTTTAATGGATGGAAATATGGTGCGCAAGATCGTGAAAGCCAGCCGGTTTTTACCAGGGGATGTAGTGGTGGAAATTGGCCCGGGTGCCGGCACCCTCACGGCGGCCCTGGCCGGCACTTGCTTCCATGTGGTGGCCATAGAACTGGACAAAAGGCTATTACCCGTGCTGGAAGAGGTTTTGGGCGGACTACAAAATGTCACCGTAGTGTTTAAAGACGCCCTGAAAGTAGATTTCGACCGGCTGGTGGCGGAAGTCACGGGAGCAACAACCTACAAAGTGGTGGCCAATCTCCCCTATTACATCACCACCCCTCTAATCATGCACCTTTTGCGTCAATCCGGTGTTACCGGAATGGTGCTCATGATCCAGCTGGAGGTTGCTGAAAGGCTTGTGGCCGGGCCTGGGAGCAAAGATTATGGGGCGTTTACTGTTGCGGTGCAATATTACTGCCGCCCGGAGATTCTGTTTCGTGTTCCCCGGACGGTTTTTTTTCCGCAGCCCGAAGTGGATTCGGCGGTAGTACGGCTGGCCAAACGGCAAGAACCGGAAGTGGCGGTTGATGATGAGGATCTTTTTTTCACCCTGGTGCGCGGGGCCTTTGGCCAGCGACGCAAAACGCTGGCCAACGCCCTGGCCGGGGCCAAAATTTTTTCCGGCTGGACCCGGGCGACCTGGGAGGAAGTTTTAAAACGGGCCGGTATTGATCCCCGTTGTCGGGGCGAGACCCTGGGCCTGAAAGAATTTGCGGCCCTGGCCAGGGCCTGCCGGCAACGCCTGAGGGAATGCTGA
- a CDS encoding CAP domain-containing protein, protein MNKSLKLLAGVVLGVLFLLGLFLSPSLAQAAVPCGFNYLDGSEGQKVPAPETTTAARETAPTPEESRMLALVNHQRSKKGLPAFRTDSRLVELARQRAGEMADRGFGGLSGSLPQLLKAEGISYTYAAQTLVLAQSVDSAYRALIKSAGYQQDILGTRYDRIGVGVVRQGSRLYIVQLLVGGQGGLSQQEPASQPAPQPAPQPAQPQPDPRPVPQPGPVSGLTVDEQQMLQLVNQERARYGLAPLKVNMELVKVARLKAKDMVEKDYFSHTSPTYGSPFEMMRQFGITYRYAGENLAGAPTVEIAHENLMNSPGHRANILNANFKEIGIGVVPSPRYGKIFVQMFVG, encoded by the coding sequence ATGAACAAAAGCTTGAAGTTGCTGGCTGGTGTGGTTTTAGGTGTGTTGTTTTTGCTGGGGCTGTTTCTTTCCCCGTCCCTGGCCCAGGCCGCCGTCCCCTGCGGTTTTAACTATTTAGACGGCAGTGAGGGTCAAAAAGTTCCCGCTCCAGAAACCACCACGGCTGCCCGGGAGACAGCCCCCACCCCGGAAGAGAGCCGTATGCTGGCCCTGGTTAACCACCAGAGGAGCAAAAAAGGCCTGCCGGCCTTCCGGACCGATTCCCGGCTGGTGGAACTGGCCCGGCAGAGGGCCGGCGAGATGGCGGACAGGGGTTTTGGCGGATTGTCCGGCTCACTGCCCCAGCTGTTAAAAGCGGAAGGGATCAGTTACACTTATGCCGCCCAAACCCTGGTTCTGGCCCAATCGGTGGACAGCGCCTACCGGGCTTTAATTAAGTCTGCAGGCTACCAGCAGGATATACTGGGCACCAGATATGACCGCATAGGAGTGGGCGTGGTCCGGCAGGGTTCCAGGCTATATATAGTGCAGCTATTGGTGGGTGGACAAGGCGGGTTGTCACAGCAGGAGCCTGCATCTCAACCTGCACCTCAGCCCGCGCCTCAACCTGCGCAACCGCAGCCTGATCCACGGCCGGTACCGCAGCCCGGGCCGGTAAGCGGCCTTACGGTGGACGAGCAGCAGATGCTCCAGCTGGTCAACCAGGAGCGGGCGCGTTACGGTCTGGCTCCGTTAAAGGTAAACATGGAGCTGGTGAAGGTGGCCCGCCTCAAAGCGAAGGATATGGTGGAAAAAGACTATTTCAGCCACACCTCTCCCACCTACGGCAGTCCCTTTGAAATGATGCGCCAGTTTGGCATCACCTATCGCTATGCCGGCGAGAACCTGGCGGGTGCACCCACAGTGGAGATTGCCCATGAAAACTTGATGAATTCCCCCGGCCACCGGGCCAACATCTTAAACGCCAATTTTAAGGAGATCGGTATCGGAGTGGTTCCCAGTCCCCGCTACGGCAAGATTTTCGTGCAGATGTTCGTTGGTTGA
- the rbr gene encoding rubrerythrin, with product MKPLAGTRTEKNLWTAFAGESQARNKYTYFASEAKKAGYEQIAAIFQETADNEKEHAKRILKFLGGIGDTAANLEAAAQGENYEWTTMYKEFAAVAREEGFTEIAAFFEGVARVEEEHERRFRTLLQNLREGNVFKKEGPVRWKCRNCGHIHEGAEAPKVCPVCNHPQAFFELLCENY from the coding sequence ATGAAACCGCTTGCCGGTACCCGTACGGAAAAAAATTTATGGACTGCTTTTGCGGGGGAATCCCAGGCCCGCAACAAGTATACGTATTTTGCTTCCGAGGCCAAAAAGGCCGGCTACGAGCAGATCGCTGCCATTTTCCAGGAAACGGCCGATAATGAAAAGGAACACGCCAAGCGTATCCTGAAATTCCTGGGAGGCATTGGCGATACGGCGGCCAACCTGGAAGCAGCCGCTCAAGGGGAGAACTATGAATGGACCACCATGTACAAAGAATTTGCCGCCGTGGCCAGAGAAGAGGGCTTTACCGAGATTGCGGCCTTTTTTGAAGGCGTGGCCCGGGTGGAAGAGGAGCATGAAAGGCGTTTCCGGACCCTGTTGCAGAACCTGAGGGAAGGAAACGTATTCAAGAAAGAAGGGCCGGTACGCTGGAAGTGCCGCAACTGCGGACACATCCATGAGGGTGCCGAGGCGCCGAAAGTATGCCCGGTATGTAACCATCCCCAGGCCTTTTTCGAGCTGCTTTGTGAAAATTATTAA
- a CDS encoding zinc ribbon domain-containing protein: protein MSGWQRSIIKERLGYKNYIYSATDPGPVNAAYSSQTCPVCGWVDAKNRHGDVFKCQKCGFTCDADQVSGINLKMRLHDEEITRYMPYKKVKELLLQRYYQKQQAN from the coding sequence GTGAGCGGCTGGCAGCGCAGCATCATCAAAGAGCGGCTGGGATACAAAAATTACATTTACTCCGCCACCGACCCCGGTCCGGTGAACGCGGCGTACTCCAGCCAGACGTGTCCCGTGTGCGGGTGGGTGGACGCGAAGAACCGCCACGGGGACGTTTTCAAATGCCAAAAATGCGGTTTTACATGCGACGCTGACCAGGTTTCGGGTATAAACCTGAAGATGAGATTGCACGATGAAGAAATAACCCGGTATATGCCATATAAGAAAGTAAAAGAACTTTTACTCCAGCGTTATTATCAGAAACAGCAGGCCAATTAA
- a CDS encoding DUF3794 and LysM peptidoglycan-binding domain-containing protein translates to MVGTAAPATERLRVNQVVSEDTQQVVVRGKITVPDPKPDVQKILSTDKSARIKKIELVPDKAIVEGTLTLQIVYVAFEPSQSVHHMHQQLSFTAFVELPGARPGMDVTARVSVEDVSITRSPGDPRQFDVTAILSVFVKVTEMQDVDVVTMCPSGATCEMDTIKVAHVVGSGTRQVIVSEEFNVPDEKPPVEKILEVDATAEITDKKIIKNKVIIDGTVTIQVLYVAAEPDQPVHQLHRTFRFSDFVEVTGAEPDMDVRVDVRVESADVDILDGDRLRADVVLMLTAFVTEPRQVNVITKITGVQATMTRLKIDHVVGEDSTQVVLRDTFETPDPKPDVEKIIDVTVQEVKVTETKIVNDKVIVRGFVEVHVVYVAKKPDQAVHALERRLNFRTFVEIKGAREGMDVDVRPVVEFVSADAEGPNVTLEVVLKVTVKVTESLQRDVVVSVAPAPPVVCPPGQTIDYVVQPGDTYWKIAQQFGTTVKAIEEANPNKDPQNLQPGDVIKVPCPPAKG, encoded by the coding sequence ATGGTTGGAACCGCCGCACCGGCCACGGAACGGTTGCGGGTCAACCAGGTGGTTAGCGAAGACACGCAACAGGTCGTGGTTCGCGGCAAAATCACCGTACCCGACCCAAAACCCGACGTGCAAAAGATCCTTTCCACAGATAAATCGGCAAGGATCAAGAAAATTGAACTGGTTCCGGACAAGGCAATTGTGGAGGGGACCCTGACCCTGCAGATTGTTTACGTGGCCTTTGAACCCTCCCAATCGGTACACCACATGCACCAGCAGCTCTCCTTCACCGCTTTTGTGGAACTTCCCGGGGCCAGGCCGGGCATGGATGTCACGGCCAGGGTTTCGGTGGAAGATGTCAGCATCACCCGCAGTCCCGGCGACCCCCGGCAGTTTGATGTGACCGCTATCCTCAGTGTTTTTGTCAAAGTGACGGAGATGCAGGATGTGGACGTGGTTACCATGTGTCCCTCCGGCGCCACCTGCGAGATGGATACCATTAAGGTGGCCCATGTGGTAGGCAGCGGGACCAGGCAGGTTATCGTCAGCGAGGAGTTTAATGTACCGGACGAAAAGCCGCCGGTAGAAAAAATCCTGGAAGTGGATGCCACCGCCGAAATTACCGACAAGAAGATCATTAAAAATAAAGTCATCATTGACGGCACGGTGACCATCCAGGTGCTGTACGTCGCTGCCGAGCCCGACCAGCCCGTCCACCAGCTCCACCGGACCTTCCGCTTCAGCGATTTTGTGGAGGTAACCGGAGCCGAACCGGATATGGATGTGCGGGTGGATGTCAGGGTGGAAAGTGCCGATGTGGATATCCTGGACGGCGACCGGCTGCGGGCCGACGTGGTCTTGATGCTGACGGCCTTTGTTACCGAGCCCAGGCAGGTCAATGTCATTACGAAGATCACCGGTGTCCAGGCCACCATGACCAGGCTCAAGATTGATCATGTGGTGGGAGAGGACAGCACCCAGGTGGTGCTCCGGGATACCTTTGAGACTCCGGACCCCAAGCCCGATGTAGAGAAAATCATCGACGTTACCGTCCAAGAAGTTAAAGTCACCGAAACAAAGATTGTTAATGATAAAGTGATCGTCCGCGGCTTTGTGGAAGTGCACGTGGTTTACGTGGCCAAAAAGCCGGACCAGGCCGTCCACGCCCTGGAACGGCGGCTGAATTTCCGTACCTTTGTGGAGATTAAAGGTGCCCGGGAAGGCATGGACGTGGATGTCCGCCCGGTGGTGGAGTTTGTTTCTGCCGATGCCGAGGGACCAAACGTCACCCTGGAAGTGGTGCTCAAGGTAACGGTCAAGGTGACCGAGTCGCTGCAGCGGGATGTGGTTGTCTCCGTGGCTCCCGCCCCTCCCGTGGTCTGCCCGCCGGGTCAAACCATTGATTATGTGGTCCAGCCCGGTGATACTTACTGGAAAATTGCACAGCAGTTCGGCACAACGGTAAAGGCTATCGAAGAAGCCAATCCGAACAAGGACCCGCAAAACCTGCAGCCCGGTGATGTAATCAAGGTTCCCTGTCCCCCTGCCAAGGGTTGA
- a CDS encoding rubredoxin-like domain-containing protein — translation MMKWRCGVCGYIHDGDQPPEKCPKCGAPREKFAQLTDEEARLIERSRYTNNLHAKLIALMQKVEALADEGIKDNLDPGCLIVFQAAKKQAHILAQMAKAEIQTHISKGKWG, via the coding sequence TTGATGAAATGGCGTTGTGGTGTTTGTGGCTACATCCATGACGGAGATCAGCCCCCGGAAAAATGCCCCAAATGTGGTGCGCCGCGGGAAAAGTTCGCCCAATTGACTGATGAAGAAGCCAGGCTCATCGAGCGCTCCCGCTACACCAACAATCTCCACGCCAAACTGATTGCCCTCATGCAAAAGGTGGAAGCTCTGGCCGATGAAGGTATCAAGGATAATCTGGACCCCGGCTGCCTCATCGTGTTCCAGGCGGCCAAAAAACAGGCCCACATTTTGGCCCAGATGGCCAAAGCCGAAATCCAGACCCATATCTCCAAGGGTAAATGGGGTTGA
- a CDS encoding MtaA/CmuA family methyltransferase yields the protein MSMKPRDRVLGLFEGKEVDRMACYSGMGNVTTAGLEQLGYKFAEVHTDPVKMANSAATSYKLFGYECAVVPYDLCVEAEALGCVMNAYEDVAHLLYPTIKEKLIHSPDEITGVTIPDNIAERGRFPLVMEAITLLKKDIGDEVAIGSWLLGPFTLAGQLMDLNDLFKLVFKKPNEVNILLDRLADLIITMAARYREAGADYITIREMGAPTDVLSPRSFRQVIKPHLEKIFKNIPSPKILHICGDTNLIIGLMNECGADAISVETKNDLAKSRATIGPEPLLFGHVDGYNVLCNGTPEDVEKAVLASIEGGVDAVWPSCDIWPTAPLENLRAMVDTVKKYGAEKWARKNR from the coding sequence ATGTCCATGAAACCGCGGGATAGGGTTTTGGGTCTTTTTGAAGGAAAAGAAGTGGACCGCATGGCCTGTTACAGTGGTATGGGTAATGTGACCACGGCGGGCCTGGAACAGCTGGGCTACAAGTTTGCCGAAGTGCACACGGATCCGGTAAAAATGGCCAATTCGGCGGCCACTTCCTACAAGCTGTTTGGTTATGAGTGTGCCGTCGTTCCCTATGATCTGTGCGTGGAAGCGGAGGCCCTGGGCTGCGTCATGAACGCCTATGAGGACGTGGCGCACCTTTTGTATCCGACCATTAAGGAGAAGCTGATCCATTCCCCCGATGAAATAACCGGGGTGACCATTCCGGACAATATAGCCGAGCGGGGCCGTTTCCCCCTGGTGATGGAGGCTATTACCCTGCTCAAAAAAGACATTGGCGATGAAGTGGCCATCGGTTCCTGGCTGTTAGGTCCCTTTACCCTGGCCGGCCAGTTGATGGACTTGAACGACCTGTTCAAGCTGGTCTTTAAAAAACCCAATGAAGTGAACATTTTACTGGACAGGCTGGCCGACCTGATCATCACCATGGCCGCCAGATACCGGGAGGCCGGGGCGGACTACATCACCATCCGGGAAATGGGTGCCCCCACCGACGTGCTCAGCCCGCGGAGCTTCCGCCAGGTCATTAAACCGCATCTGGAAAAGATCTTTAAAAACATTCCGTCGCCGAAAATCCTGCACATCTGCGGGGATACCAACCTGATTATCGGCCTCATGAACGAGTGCGGTGCCGACGCCATCAGCGTGGAGACGAAAAACGACCTGGCCAAGAGCCGGGCCACCATTGGTCCTGAACCGCTGCTCTTCGGCCACGTGGACGGATATAACGTCCTCTGCAACGGGACGCCGGAAGACGTGGAGAAAGCGGTCCTGGCCAGTATTGAAGGCGGCGTGGACGCCGTTTGGCCCTCCTGCGACATCTGGCCGACCGCTCCCCTGGAGAACCTGCGAGCTATGGTGGATACGGTTAAGAAATACGGTGCGGAAAAGTGGGCTCGCAAGAACAGGTAA